The following nucleotide sequence is from Bacteroidota bacterium.
CTATCATCAAGTCTGTCTACTAATTGTTCAAAATAATAAGGGGCCGTATTCTCTGAAAATTTATTATCCCCTTTATTTAAACCTTGAATTGAAATGTTTTTCTTTTCACACATCTTCAATAAAACCGATTTGAAATTAGGTGAAAATTTTGTGGCCTGAGCGACACGCTGGGCTGCAAATCGAATTGAATTTTGTTTAATCATGGCTTTGCCGCCATCCATTTGGCATAGTGCAGTAATATCAGTAGTACTTCCACCTATGTCAAAGCAAAGTACTAATTCTCCTGGATTAACGGAATAGCCAGAATTTACCAAATAATTAGCCACAGCGCATGCTTCTGTTAAAGATTCCTCATTACCTAAAAGTTTAAAATCAAACCTAATAGGACCTGTTTCAGTCGCTATATCTATTGATTTTTTATTCTTTTTCGGTGTTTCATCCCCCCAGCCGCTCTTTGCAGTTTCTTGTTCCACCCACCCGGTATCATTGTTTTCACCATTTATTAATGAATCATCGTTCCAACCAACATTACTTTCAATCTCACCAAAGGAACTACCACTTGTATCACCGATTTCAGAAAGATCTGATGGGGGATAAGTTTTTAAGGTTACTTTACTTTCAATGGGACTAATTTCTTTTAATGAATCCCAAATAGCCCTGTATTCGCTTAGTAAACCCTTGCCCATTGAGGAAGGATATGACCATTTTAATGTATGGGGTTCATGACCCTCAATAAATAATTGCGCGTAGACATGTAAAAGCAGCGAACTTAAATAAGCCGTTTTATAACTTTTGTCAATGCTCTGAGTTGACCATTTCATATTATGAACTAATTCTGCTCTTCCAACTCTATTAAACCCCAAGGTATATCTATTGTTTTGTGCATTTTCAATTGGAAGGTTCTTTTCAAAACAAGGAAATCCTCCTTTTACTGCCTGAGCTGCTAACGAATCATTTGAATTACTATTATCGTTTACTAAACGTCTTGGGTCATGTATTGTGAGAATAGATTTTATAGAGTTTGAAATAATTTCATCATTTTGAAAAAGAAAATTTCATCTTCAACCGCTGGCCTTTCATCATTATTTTTAGCATCATTAGAAAGTAGGGAAACTCTTCGATTTTTAAACTTTAAATTATCACACACTTCATTTCTACTTCCTGAGAAATATGCAATTGATGAATTGGTGCTACCAAAATCAAATCCGAGATTTGCAGGTGCTAAATCAACTACCGGGTTCTTCAACAAATTTGAAGGGAAAGTTTGGCTACTTCCTGTACCATCATATCTTATAATCCCAAAACCACAATCAATACCGGCATGGGCAAATTTTATACCTTTATATGGCCTATTACTTTCGTAAATTTCATATTTATATTTATTGTCTGCAACTGAATTGTTAGAAGTAATATGCAACTGAATCTTTATACTATCATACTCTTTATCCAATATACTAACTTTACCTTTATTAGCAAGATATAAAGGAACCTTATTCTTATCTAAAACAATTCGAAAAAAATCATCATTCACATCACCAATAAAGGGAGTTGCTTGAAATTTGGCATCATTATGTGGTATTTCAGAATATAGAAAATATCTATTCCATTGTTTGGATATAAAATTTGGCCACAATAGAATATCTTGTCCTATTATAGAATCACGGGTAACTTTATATACAACTTGTTTTGTTATTTCATTACCGGTTTGTGTGTAGAGTTTCAATTGAACAATTAATTTTTCACCATCCTTGTCAATTGGATCGTAAATTGCAGATATGCGAGATTTTACATTTGAAAACTCATCCAAACCTACTAAAGCTGTCAAGTTTGCACCAAAAACATTTAATGCAAGAGGAGTTAAAGGCAAAGTAAAATATGCAAAGTTATTCGATTGACCTTTAGTTTCAGCCTCCAATAAAAGAATTGGTTTGTTCTTTAAATAATTTTTTGTTTCGGAACCTTCCCTTCCGAAATCAATTTGAGCAATTTCAAAAGATTCGGACAATAACAAATCTTTAGGATCAAAAGGAATTGACCCATCTATACTTGCATCGCTTGAAATAATACCTTCAGATCCAAATAATTCAGTAGAATAGTTAAATAGGATACTAAATGGATATCTAAAAATAGAACCTACCTCAGGAGGCGTTTGATTATCCAATTTCGGAAATCCTTTTCCAACCTGATACTTAACCATATCACTCATCCAATTTTGGATGCAACCATAAATATTACTGTAGTCAGGTTTTAAAATATCTTCTAATCCATCGAAATTTTTTCTAAATTTATCTATGTTATTCAGAATGTGATTTGCATATCCATATATTTTAAATAGTTCATCAGGTTTTAGTTCCGATTGAAGGGGGTCAATAAATTTTCCATTGTTGATATTTATAAAGGGTAATTTCTCCTTAAGTTTATATGAAACAGATGAGAATAAAAAACAATCAGGAGAGGTACCCCCTACAACTGTTCCATTAAATGAAATTACATCAATAAATGGTATTTTATCTGCATTATTTGATAAAGACTGGTCACACCATAACGGTTGCCTTTCAAAAAGCACGTTACCAAAAGCACCTATTGGTTCATATATATTCTCTGTATCTATTATTTTTTTCCCATCAGAGTAAGATAATGAAATTCTATCTATTTGAATATCCTTATAATTTAAAGCTATACAAGTTATAAATCCTTTCCATTCACTGATCAATGATTTATAAAACAGCATTAAACCACTAACTTCAGCATCCTTATCAGTTATAGAGTCTAATGCATTTCGAAAAAGATTAGCTCTAGCATATACTGTTGGCATCCCTGAAACAATCGATCCTATATCAACTGATGAATTCCCTTCCTTATCTACCGCGATTTCAGGAATGAGTATATTCTTCGTAAAATTTGGCAACTCCTTCAAACTATCCCAAGCATATTTTACACCAGGTTGGATCGTCTTTGAATTTATAGTAAGTGCTTTAATTGGCGCCATTAAATTGAATTAACTTAAATTAAAATTCTGTGAAGTAGTTAATGCGTTATAGATATGTGCTAGAAATTTTTCCTTTGTAGTATTAACTTTCTGCTCATCTTTCGGTCCTATATTAATTAATTTGTCAATAAAAGTGCCGTATCTATCTGATAAAAGCCCACCTTTTGGCCAATGGTATTTTTGGTCAGTAAAAATTGTACCTACATCTAATTTCTTTAGCTCCGTTTGCGTGTCGGGGAACGCCTCACTATTAAACAAAAACGACCCTGGTGCGACTGTTTTCCTTATCTGATATAACCAACCAGGTGCAAATTTTACATTACCATTTTCATTAACAAAATTATAAGCAAATAATTTAAAATATTCGTTTATTTGATCACATTCTACATTTGTGATGGAGCTATACTGTGTTAACTTTTGTTTTTCACATCTTGTTATAAATCCCTTAACACCGGTATCACCGATTGAACCTCCATTAACTGTTAATGATATATGTGCAAATGAGAAGAAGGCACCCAATCTATTCGCAAAGTTGTTGCCTGCATTATTATGGCTTCCAACAAAATCATCAAAAGAAAAATTAAAAATATTTTCTTTAAATTCAACTGCCTTGTATAGATATTGAGCAGTTGCACTGTCAAAACCATCTACTCTTGTAAAAAAGTCATATGCTGCACAAGCACAGAGTAATTCAGTTATATGACAAGGGTTCTTTTGTGACGCACCACCAGTTATTGTTTTATGCCCAGAGTTTTCGTCATCCACCTTTTTACTTTCTATTGGCCATCCAATATGGTATAAAATTTTGTAACTTTTTTGAACTGTGGGGTCATTTTGATAAAATTGAAGTGCTGCTTGACTGTTTAAAGGAAAAAAAGAAGAATCTGCAATAACACTATTTTCCTTCGTGGATTTTTCTTTGTTATCAGGCTTTTTAAAGGTAAAATACTCTGTAAGTAACGTTGATCCAAATTTAGCCTTAGAAATATCAATTGTTTCTTTATTGCCTGACCTTATTTGAATAAATTCCTGTAATGCTTTAGGAATTACAGGAATTGAAGAAGCACCAGTTCCGCCAAATATAGACCCGAAAATAAACACTCTTGCACTTGCCCCAGCAATTTTCACTTTTGTAACAAATTGTTCTAATTCCCTCTCTTCAGGTTTTGCATTAATACCTTTTGTTAAGTTTCTTGCAGCTTCCAGGATACCGTGATACATTAACATTGAACCTAAATGCGTTTGCGCTCTATATCCATGTGCCAAATTGAACTCTTGAACTGATGAATTTTCTAAAAACAAATCTGAAATTAATTTATTTGCTTTTTGAGTCTCTGCAGTTCCCGAAGAAATTTTACTAATATTTTTATATGTCTCTCTTCCGATATCTGAATAATTTGTATAATATTTATGCAAATTTAGTTTTGCAGAAAAAAAGGTATTTGCATTTGGTGTGCCTCCTACTATACTGCCTGAAGATTTAACTTGATTATATAATAGTATTAAATCTTCAACTCTTTTTTTATTCCCATTTGTTGAATCAGTATCTAAAGTTAATATCTCAATTTCTTGATTATCAAACATCCCAATTGCACATAAATGTGTAAAAGATTCCAAACATCGCATCCCGGTTCCGCCGATTGCAATTACAAAAAGTTTATCCATTTTTAAATATTATTATAGGATTAAAACCAATGACCCAATTTTCCATTTTTAAACATTTTGCTCAAGATAAATCCAATAATGATATAAAGAACAAAACCCGCCCCTGTAGCAATACTTAGATCCGATACATACTTGTCAACCACCATTATATTGCCCTTTGGCATAAACAGGAAGTAACCTAATGAAAAATTTATAGCTGGATTTAGAATCGCTAATATCCAAAACCACATTTTTCTCTTACCAGGGTCTTTGGGATTGCTTCCACCCTCAAATTTTATGGCATTTGCAATAAAAATAGATAATAGTAAAAAAACAAGTGCAGTTATAATTGAAATTATGTATGCTGTCATATTTGTGAATTGAGTTTAGTTGATAAATTATTGTAAGGTTTTAATATAATAGGAATAAATTACTTTATTAGTTGGAACAACACTAGGCTCTTCTAATGTAGTTTTTATTGATTGATATAATCCGAGGTTAGTTTCACCTTTCGAATTTATCCATTTAAAGTTTTCCAAAAGGGGATTTGAAATATTTGGTTTTGCAGAAACTAAGATGATATCTACTCTCATTAAACAATCCGGGTTTGCGATGTTTTCCACTTTAAATTTAGGATCAAACAAAATTCCAAGTTCTACAGCTCCTTTTTCTGAATCCTTTTTAGTATTTTTAAAAAGTTCTTGATTTAATAAAAATACTTCAGGGAGTTCATTTGTATTTTTTTTTGTATTATTATATTCCCACTCGCTTTTGATTTTACCATGTGAATCATAACAGTATAATGCGATATCGTCCATCTCATCATCAGAAAATTTATCTTCACCATTAGTACCTTTAACAATCTTAGGCTTATGATTTAAAGCCTCAGTGCATCTGGCAAAATGAAGAAAATCATCAGTTACATCTGTAACTTTTACTTCAAAATCTTCATAAATATAAGAATCTTCGTTATTTAAATCAATGAATAAATTTCTAAAAAAATGATCAAATTGATTATGCTCAATATAGGACTCGTGAGTAGTACTGATGTTAGCCCAGTCTAAACCAAATGGGTAAAATTCATATGGAATATCACTCTTTAGACCATTAACATAACTATCCTTTAAATCTAAAATGTTATCCTTACCCGGACCAGCGTCACTTTCATAAAAATTGCCGCCCATTCTTGCACTTGGGTATTTGTTATTTAAATTAAATGCCTGGTTAGACAACTCAAATTTTGGCAAGCTTGCAAAATAAGGGTTCAGTTTTGAAAGCATATTATTTTCATCCTTACTACCTACAATAAATAAAGTGAAATAGATATGTTTATTTACTTTACCTTCTACATAATCAGCTACAAAAAAATGTATAGTATTCCCTTTTCCTATCCAAGTTGTAAATGATTCTTTCAAGTAGGCTGTTTTTAATATTTCACCTGATCCTTTTTGCACTTCTTCAAAATCAGTTATAATCAAAGCGTCATTAGCTTTATTTACAATTTCTTCTACAGCCTTTTGAATAGGAGCATACTTGTCCTTATAATTTTTGGAATCACTTATTAATTCACCTAATTCGGTGCTATTTGTAATACTTAATTGTGTTATTTTATCATCACCAAGTCTAAATGTAGTTAGGTTTGCACCATACAATGAATTAAAGCAATCAGATATCAATTTATTAATTACCGGTTCTTTAAAAGCTTTTTGTATCCCATCAGAAAAATCGATATAAAGTGACGGATTACTAGAAGTTATTAACGTTAAATTTGATGTAGTTGCAATGTGATAATCTTTGACTCTTGAGCTTAAATTTGAATCATAGGCATCAAACCCAATTGCATCAAAAAGGATCACCACTTTCACCACCACAACCAATACTACTAACTATTATTAACAATAGCGCTGTTATATAATTAAGCTTAAATTTAAATTTATTCATAACTGAATTTAATTTATTTTTTCCTTTAAATTATTTATAAAATACCAGAGGTCATTTCATAAATGATTAAAAAACACACAAAATAATAAGCCTGTTTAAAATGAATTACTTAGCTAATAAAAATTAACTACGCTTTGATATATATTCAAGTAAATTTGGCACCATTGAAGTTGCTTTTGACTTCAGGTTATTAAGCAACGCCATTTCATTTTTATCAATTTGACCATCCTCACCAATTTTAGCTATAAGCCAATTGGCTTCAGCCTGATCTATAACATTTGGTGAATGTTCGTCGTTTAATAAATAACTACTGATTGCGTCAACAAAAAAACTTTGCCATTCAGGAGCGTTATCTGAACTTGAGCAGGAGGTGTTAAGGTCAAAAAGTAAATCAGCCTCTTCGGTATCAATTTTATTGTCCGCTAATAAAATTTCCCGAAGTTTGGCTACTTCTGCAGAGTCAATTTTGCCGTCAGATAGAATTTCGGCCTTGAGAGTATTAAGGTTTCCCATGTGTTAAAAGTGGTATTTAGGGTTAAAAAAATGGACTATATTTTAGGGATAACAAGACAAATATAACAGAATTTTAAAAAGTTTGTATGTTTTAGAAAAAAATATTACATTAAACCAAAATCTAATGAAGTTAATTCTAACCTCTAGAACGAATCCTATCATTCGCAAAAAATCCCTCATTTTTACAATCTTCTTCCTTTCTAGATGACTTAGTTGTAATTCTAATCTCCATCTCTAAAAAACTGATCATTCCTATACACATTGCAATAATCATGTTTCAAAATTGTAATATTCTTTTCAATAAGCCCAAACAAATTGCAATTTCGCCTCAAATTCATCATTTATAGTGAATATGGACTTAACATAACAATTTCTTAACATTCCCCTCCATCAAAACACCCTCCCACACCCCTTCCACCCCTCCAAACCCCTAAAAATCCACAATTTCACCCAATCCATCCCCAAAACACCCTCTAAAACCAAACTAAACCGCCTCCACCTCATACCCCACAACAAAATACCCTTCCCCAACTCATTTGGTAATTTATTAGTTGGGTAATTTAGTAATTGATCCTACCCTGAAAACTAATTTCCAAATTGAACATCATATTGGCCGTAAAACTACCCTCAGTACAACCCATGTTACACCCCCACCTCATAACCCACCACCAAATAAACCTCCCCAATCTCCTCCGCCACCCTATCTATCGAATGATAATCCCCATCCGACTCGTGTTTGAATTTGACTTTTATCGGTTGGTGAATGTCTACGGTTTCCATGTTTGCCGAATCGGTGCCGGCATCGAGGAGGGCACTGTGCATGCCGGAGTAAAGGGCTCCTTCAGCTAAGGTTTGAGTTGCGGATTGTATAAGGTCTCCATCCAATTTGGTTCCCTCAAAAATCATTTCGTAATTGCCGGTTCTATTTGCTTTTACTACTACTTCAATTTGTTTAATTTTTATTTTCCGGTCTTTAATAAAATAGGGGAAATGTTGTTTTTGAATTGTTATGGAAAGTATTTGATCATTACCTGCAACAACGGGATTTAGGAATTTATTCCATTCGGTGGAAAATTCTTGTTTGAGACTAAATAAACGCGAAAGCTGTAAACCTCCCGAATTGTTGGTGGGAATAATTGCTGATTCAATAATGTTTTTCAGATTTGTTGTGGCTTCTGTTTTAAATGGTCCGGCATCTTCTTTTGCGGTGTATCTTATGGTAATTATAATATCACTGATGGTATTATAATCGAACATACGCAAAGTTTCATCGGCATTTAATTCTAATTGCCATTCGCCAAATGCGCCGCAACCTTCAAATGGTAAAAATCTTTCGTCGCGGAAATTAAATTCAAACATGCCGCTGTCGTTTTGTGCGCTGCTTGTTGCAATGGAATGCGTTTCATTGGTAACATGACGGAAACGAAGATCGTTTGAATAATCTGAACTTTCATATGCTCCTGCCAACAGTTGCGTATTTAATCGCGTGGTATGTTTCAACAATCGCAGTGTTGCATTTACAGAAGTATAAGGTCCCGCAATACAAGGTATACTTACAGAAACAGCTTTTATTCTTCGGAAATAATGGCCTTAAAAATCTAAGTCGTAGGCTGCTTCCGGAATTATGATATTACAGGTTCCATTTTTGCGCAGATTGAGAATCGCCTGCGGATTTAACAACATAAGGGAAACATGTTTCGTTAATTCGAGCTCTCTTTTATTTTTATCATAATAAGAGCTTTCCATGCGGCGAAGATCGTATTGCAATTTTTCTGCACTTAACAATCCCTTTTTTAAACTGTCCCAATATCCAAACTGAATAAAATTTGAATTTCCAAATTCACCCAATTCATATTGATAACATTGTTCTGCTTTTTTTGCTAGATCATAGGCTAATTGGTAACTCTGAAAATACACCGTAGAAATTTGACCTATCATCCAATCGTATAATTGCTGAGCTTTATTCTATCATCACGAACCCCTTAAATTTACTTTAAATAACCATATCATTCACCACCTATAATCCCTAATTTTGGCAGCTCTACCTGAAATGTAACTTTTGCTTTAAGTGCAGTAAATACTCGTAACAACGTATCCAGAGTAACATTACCTGCATTATTTTCAAGTCGGGAAATTTGTGCCTTTTGAACACCTATTAATATGCCAAGTTCCTCCTGTGTGAGGTGCCGTTCTTTACGCGCTTGCTTAATAGCTTTTCCAATTAGATCCATTTGAAGTTCATACTCAAAAAGATCGCGTTCGGTAGTTCCAACTTTGCCGATGAGTTTGTCCTGTACTTGATCTAAGGTATATGATTTCATTTTTTGTTATCTTTTACTTGTTTATCTGCAAAATATTTAGTTCTGATCAATACTGCTTTTTGAATTTCCTTATCCGGAACTTTACTTCCTTTTTTGATAAATCCATGTGTAGAAATCACCATGGTATCCGTAGAGGAAGTTTTGTCCCAAAAGGCCAGTAGCCGGTATTGCAAACCTTGATACAATGTTCTGAATTCCCAAATTTCGTTGGAAAGTTTTTTAAAAAGTTCAGGATCGTTTTCTATTTGAGACTTACGAATATTGTATAATATTTTCTCATAATGCTTTCGATTCAAACTGCTTAAAAATTCAAAGGCTTCCTCCAAAAAAAGAATTTCAAAATGTTTCGACATAGGATAAACAAATAAACATTACAAAGGTATATAAAGTTTCGTTATAAAGAAACATTTGCCCAATAGCTTACTTCTTATCTGAAAATTAAATACCTGCAATTTGCTTTAAATTTGCCACTCAAACCCTCCAATATGCATCTCCTCCCAAAACTCCCCCACACCACCACCATCTTCACCAAAATGACCTCCCTTGCCAATCAGCATGGCGCAATTAACCTCGCACAAGGGTTTCCTAACTTTTTGTCATCCGAGAAGTTGATGGAGTTGGTGAGTGGGTATATGCATAAAGGAATGAACCAATACGCTCCAATGCCAGGGGTTTTAGGGTTGAGAGAACAGATTTCGACGAAATATGAGGGGATTTATGGGGTTTCGTATGATCCGGAAAGTGAAATTACGGTGACTGCAGGAGGAACGCAGGCGATTTATACTGCAATTGCGGCTTTGGTGCATGCGGGTGATGAGTTGATATTGTTTGAACCGGCTTACGATTGTTATGGTCCGGCAGTGGTGTTGCATGGAGGAGTTGTTGTTCCGGTTACTTTGAGTGCTCCGGATTTTAAAATTGATTGGGAAATTGTGCGTGCAAAAATTACAGATCGCACACGGATGATCATGATAAATACTCCGCATAATCCGAGTGGGTCGGTTTTGAGTGGGGATGATCTATTAATGTTGCAAAAAATTACGGAAGGAACCGATATAATAATTATTAGTGATGAAGTGTACGAACATATTATTTTCGATGGTTTAATTCATGAAAGTATTTTGCGGTATCCGAAATTAATGGAAAGAAGTTTGATCATTTATTCTTTTGGAAAAACATATCACAATACCGGTTGGAAAATGGGATATGTTTTGGCACCTAAATTATTAATGCAGGAATTCAGATCGGTGCATCAGTTTTTGGTGTTTTCGGTAAATACTCCGATTCAATATGCACTCGCTGATTTTATGGAGGATAAATCGGAATATGAAAATATTAATTTATTTTATCAGCAAAAAAGAGATCTGTTTTTAGATGCAATAAAATCATCGCGATTTACATTTACTCCGGCGAGTGGGACATATTTTCAATTGTTGGATTATAAAAATATTACGGATAAAAATGATATGGAATTTGCGGAGGAGTTAACTATTAAATACAAGGTTGCTTCTATTCCGCTATCACCATTTTATAGTTCTCCGCCGGGTAATAAAGTATTGCGGTTTTGTTTTGCTAAAACGGAGTCGACTCTTTTGGAGGCTGCAGAGATATTGTGTGCAATTTGAGGAGAAATGAAATAGGAAGTAGGAAGTAGGAAATAAGAAGTAGGAATTACGGTAGAATTATATATGTAAAACATAAAACTTTGCCCTTGGGTGACATATGTTATTTCACGCAAAGAAAAAAAAATAAAATTTATTTTAAAAATAAAATTTTTATCTTTGATAAACAATAACATTAGTAACAAATATATTCAAAGCCTTCAAAGTATAGCACTATAAAATTTTATTTTGATAACTTAAAAGATAAAAAAAATAATAAAGAATAAAGAACAAAGAATAAAGAACATTAATCGGACCTCAACCCTCAAGGACTCTCTAAACAAGTAAACTTTGCAAACCATGAAAACCTTGTAAACCCTTAAAACAAAAACAAATATGAAAGATTTAATTGTTACAATAATACAAGCAGATCTCGTTTGGGAAAATAGAGAAAAAAATCTGGAGCATTTTGATGAATTGTTGGAGCCGGTTTTGGGGACTGATCTGATCGTGTTGCCGGAAATGTTTACTACGGGTTTTTCGATGAATACAAAAGTTCTCGCCGAAACAATGACAGGAAATACCATGCAATGGTTATATCAAGCTGCATCAAAAAAAAATGCAATAGTTTGTGGCTCCGTAATTATTGCAGATAGGGGAAATTATTATAACCGATTAATATGGATGCATCCGGATGGTGATTATACGTATTATGATAAACGCCATTTATTTACTTTAGGCGATGAACAAAATTATTTTACTGCAGGAACATCAAAAATATTTCCGGAATGTAATGACTGGAAAATATTACCACTCATTTGTTACGATCTGCGTTTTCCGGTTTGGGCGCGACAAAGTTCTCCTTACACCGAAATGGGAAATCATCCTTACGACCTATTAATATATGTAGCCAACTGGCCCGAAAAAAGAATTTATGCCTGGGAACATTTATTAAT
It contains:
- a CDS encoding TerB family tellurite resistance protein; amino-acid sequence: MGNLNTLKAEILSDGKIDSAEVAKLREILLADNKIDTEEADLLFDLNTSCSSSDNAPEWQSFFVDAISSYLLNDEHSPNVIDQAEANWLIAKIGEDGQIDKNEMALLNNLKSKATSMVPNLLEYISKRS
- a CDS encoding helix-turn-helix transcriptional regulator is translated as MKSYTLDQVQDKLIGKVGTTERDLFEYELQMDLIGKAIKQARKERHLTQEELGILIGVQKAQISRLENNAGNVTLDTLLRVFTALKAKVTFQVELPKLGIIGGE
- a CDS encoding type II toxin-antitoxin system RelE/ParE family toxin, with protein sequence MSKHFEILFLEEAFEFLSSLNRKHYEKILYNIRKSQIENDPELFKKLSNEIWEFRTLYQGLQYRLLAFWDKTSSTDTMVISTHGFIKKGSKVPDKEIQKAVLIRTKYFADKQVKDNKK
- a CDS encoding aminotransferase class I/II-fold pyridoxal phosphate-dependent enzyme; this encodes MHLLPKLPHTTTIFTKMTSLANQHGAINLAQGFPNFLSSEKLMELVSGYMHKGMNQYAPMPGVLGLREQISTKYEGIYGVSYDPESEITVTAGGTQAIYTAIAALVHAGDELILFEPAYDCYGPAVVLHGGVVVPVTLSAPDFKIDWEIVRAKITDRTRMIMINTPHNPSGSVLSGDDLLMLQKITEGTDIIIISDEVYEHIIFDGLIHESILRYPKLMERSLIIYSFGKTYHNTGWKMGYVLAPKLLMQEFRSVHQFLVFSVNTPIQYALADFMEDKSEYENINLFYQQKRDLFLDAIKSSRFTFTPASGTYFQLLDYKNITDKNDMEFAEELTIKYKVASIPLSPFYSSPPGNKVLRFCFAKTESTLLEAAEILCAI
- a CDS encoding amidohydrolase, producing MKDLIVTIIQADLVWENREKNLEHFDELLEPVLGTDLIVLPEMFTTGFSMNTKVLAETMTGNTMQWLYQAASKKNAIVCGSVIIADRGNYYNRLIWMHPDGDYTYYDKRHLFTLGDEQNYFTAGTSKIFPECNDWKILPLICYDLRFPVWARQSSPYTEMGNHPYDLLIYVANWPEKRIYAWEHLLIARAIENQSYVIGVNRVGTDGNGFYHPGHSCIIDPMGEKLISVTGVECVETLKLSSEHITKVRTGLPFLEGRDEFELKLF